TGTGTCTTTTCTCTTTCTTTTCTGTTTTTTTTTAAAACAGCGGCCAGGGCCGAAAAAAAACGCTGAAACCCAAAGCTTTTACCATGGGTTGAAGCACAACCATGAGTCAAATCCGAAGGGCTTTGCCCGACATCCTCTTCGACAAGGGTATCCGGCAGCAGGGGCAACAAAAAATAAAAGGCCGCATTAACTTGTTTCATTTTTTCTTCTGCGGTCTTTGTCTTCACCGGATCGTTTGCAAACCTGTCCGGATGCCAGATTTTGGCAAGCCCGCGAAAGGCTGTGCGGGCATCGGTGAGGGTGGCCGACGGTGCAAGGCCTAAAATATTCA
Above is a window of uncultured Desulfobacter sp. DNA encoding:
- a CDS encoding DnaJ domain-containing protein — encoded protein: MDKQTGLNILGLAPSATLTDARTAFRGLAKIWHPDRFANDPVKTKTAEEKMKQVNAAFYFLLPLLPDTLVEEDVGQSPSDLTHGCASTHGKSFGFQRFFSALAAVLKKNRKEREKTHTQEADRFGRTPTIQTDCRAKTAVRTRKTVFETMFQNAVNHNPAGIQPRFHPKPSPSGGYVNYRKYFDPVTGRPRNVGHMKNRGVGPVEKISPISPVSPVKRH